The following coding sequences lie in one Photobacterium sp. CCB-ST2H9 genomic window:
- a CDS encoding DUF3429 domain-containing protein → MQTPDSLMKQLGYLGLLPFLITLMLAMTDIRLFNLSGQQMFIAYSAVILSFLSGILWGNAIDHMAHKLSRNALILSNLFVLLAWGAILQGNKHSVTAAGLLALGYLAVWFAEKLIRQTEGEEKPKAYQPMRSRLTAGVILLHAVLMLT, encoded by the coding sequence ATGCAAACACCTGACTCTCTGATGAAACAGCTTGGCTATCTCGGCCTGCTGCCTTTTCTGATCACCCTGATGCTGGCTATGACGGATATCAGGCTGTTCAACTTGTCCGGCCAACAGATGTTCATCGCCTACAGTGCCGTGATTCTGAGTTTTCTGTCCGGAATTTTATGGGGCAACGCCATTGATCATATGGCTCACAAACTCAGCCGGAATGCCCTGATTCTGAGCAATCTGTTTGTTCTGCTGGCCTGGGGCGCAATTTTGCAGGGCAATAAGCATAGCGTGACAGCAGCCGGACTCCTGGCACTGGGTTATCTGGCTGTCTGGTTTGCAGAAAAACTGATTCGGCAGACGGAAGGGGAAGAGAAACCCAAAGCATATCAGCCGATGCGAAGCCGACTGACTGCAGGCGTTATCCTGCTGCATGCGGTGTTGATGCTGACATAA
- a CDS encoding organic hydroperoxide resistance protein — MKVLYSTKATSTGGRDGASETEDGKLKVQLSTPKELGGAGGSGTNPEQLFAAGYSACFIGAMKFVAAQDGIKLPNEPSVTAQVGIGENPKGVGFAIDVELHISLPDLEKDEARALAEKAHEVCPYSNATRGNVRVELVIV; from the coding sequence ATGAAAGTTCTGTATTCCACAAAAGCAACATCTACTGGCGGGCGTGACGGTGCTTCGGAGACTGAAGACGGCAAACTGAAAGTGCAGTTGAGCACACCGAAAGAGCTGGGCGGAGCCGGCGGCAGCGGCACGAATCCGGAACAGCTCTTTGCGGCGGGTTATTCTGCCTGTTTCATCGGAGCAATGAAATTTGTAGCGGCACAGGATGGCATCAAATTACCGAATGAGCCCAGCGTGACAGCGCAGGTGGGGATTGGTGAAAATCCGAAAGGCGTTGGCTTTGCAATTGATGTCGAGTTACATATTTCGCTGCCGGATCTGGAGAAGGATGAAGCCAGGGCGTTGGCAGAAAAAGCGCATGAAGTTTGCCCTTACTCAAATGCGACACGTGGCAATGTTCGTGTTGAACTCGTGATCGTATAA
- a CDS encoding protein kinase, with the protein MSESDNQKVSAIDSVIHRALIKKKKRQKELELASKPSLEESLRARFDILETMTKPGRGTVVYKLADKDDPNKVICCKSVIERGNEAAENALLSEATKLEVCQHPNVVKFIKVGHEFTTPYFFMEWVSGENLAQKVSRHNNGGFRADHIAWLIYQLAGALDYAHTQGVCHLDIKPSNVLIGADDAVRLVDFGAAQYVGESNEYVEASLNYASPDYVRTGVGQPEDDVYSLAVMAYCLFLGVTASADIGMVIQGQKRPVVIPPHAWKAIKTVITKPRYHGYSPIQFAQVLGQIDTDTPLSNAPIFNNMRNADLVLSKKKVHAFSAIEGWKSLEITLIGATLVLVAFLVLRNVFSFAFDMNSGTPVQPASFTYDGQIFQPDDTSWFTYQFLNEFTSETPELSKTAVSVVEAYDRKKSEREKQLYQHLSPVFEDERQAETTRREELNAVKNELITIRRLMQGGQPGDSVHIEKQLSSAQARINALLQNESLYSENAVTPEEALNLLEVGDAVFARKAFESAWQKATAQAYYYSHEVRYETVVKVLSRVSVLMDESKFKDASSLIESAQEVFPESKDIRRMGALLYARRGEYILQQSLHSDLVVDKSIIQQAYQDVKTFAPERLEQVKAQLKEEIAQGSESRFKAGALSINAKNVTSIVLPDWEWEA; encoded by the coding sequence TTGTCTGAGTCTGATAATCAAAAAGTGTCTGCGATTGATAGTGTGATTCATCGTGCGCTGATTAAAAAAAAGAAACGTCAAAAGGAATTGGAGCTTGCAAGCAAACCTTCTCTTGAGGAAAGCCTGCGGGCCAGGTTCGATATTCTCGAAACAATGACCAAGCCCGGTCGCGGCACGGTTGTGTACAAGCTGGCCGATAAAGATGATCCCAATAAAGTCATTTGCTGTAAGTCCGTCATCGAGCGTGGAAACGAAGCAGCAGAGAATGCATTACTGAGTGAAGCAACAAAGCTTGAGGTCTGTCAGCACCCGAATGTTGTGAAATTCATTAAGGTTGGCCACGAATTTACCACCCCTTATTTTTTCATGGAGTGGGTCAGTGGCGAGAATCTGGCCCAGAAAGTCAGCCGTCACAATAACGGTGGCTTTCGTGCAGATCACATTGCCTGGCTGATTTATCAGCTGGCCGGTGCGCTGGATTATGCCCACACCCAAGGTGTGTGTCATCTGGATATCAAGCCTTCGAATGTGCTGATTGGCGCAGACGATGCTGTTCGTCTGGTTGATTTTGGTGCTGCGCAATATGTCGGTGAAAGTAACGAATATGTCGAGGCCAGTCTGAACTACGCCTCGCCTGATTATGTACGTACCGGAGTCGGACAACCTGAAGATGATGTTTATTCACTGGCTGTGATGGCCTATTGCCTGTTCCTCGGGGTAACTGCCAGTGCAGATATCGGCATGGTTATTCAGGGCCAGAAGCGGCCGGTGGTGATTCCGCCGCATGCATGGAAAGCTATTAAAACCGTGATCACCAAACCCCGTTATCACGGCTATTCGCCGATTCAGTTTGCGCAGGTGCTGGGTCAGATTGATACAGATACACCGCTGTCGAATGCACCGATTTTCAACAACATGCGAAATGCCGATCTGGTTCTGAGTAAGAAAAAGGTCCATGCATTCAGTGCCATTGAGGGCTGGAAGTCGCTGGAAATTACCCTGATTGGCGCCACTTTGGTTTTGGTTGCTTTCCTGGTGCTTCGCAATGTTTTTTCTTTTGCGTTCGATATGAATTCAGGAACGCCGGTTCAGCCAGCCAGTTTCACCTACGACGGTCAGATCTTCCAGCCGGATGATACGTCCTGGTTTACCTACCAGTTTCTGAATGAGTTTACATCTGAGACACCAGAGCTTTCGAAAACGGCGGTCTCTGTGGTTGAAGCCTATGACCGGAAAAAGTCGGAACGTGAAAAGCAGCTGTATCAGCACCTGAGTCCGGTGTTTGAGGATGAGCGTCAGGCTGAGACGACACGCCGTGAAGAACTGAATGCGGTCAAAAATGAACTGATCACCATTCGGCGTCTGATGCAGGGCGGACAGCCGGGCGACAGTGTGCACATTGAAAAACAGCTCTCCAGTGCTCAGGCAAGGATCAATGCGCTCCTGCAAAACGAAAGTTTATACAGTGAAAATGCAGTCACGCCTGAGGAAGCCCTGAATTTGCTGGAGGTCGGCGATGCGGTGTTTGCCCGGAAAGCGTTTGAATCTGCCTGGCAGAAGGCCACGGCTCAGGCTTACTACTATTCGCACGAAGTCCGTTATGAGACGGTCGTGAAGGTACTGTCGCGCGTTTCTGTCCTGATGGATGAAAGCAAGTTCAAAGATGCCTCCAGCCTGATCGAAAGTGCGCAGGAAGTATTCCCGGAAAGTAAGGATATCCGCCGGATGGGTGCCTTACTGTATGCGCGCCGCGGGGAATACATTCTCCAGCAGTCGCTCCACTCAGATTTAGTCGTGGATAAAAGCATTATTCAGCAGGCGTATCAGGACGTGAAGACGTTTGCGCCGGAACGACTGGAGCAGGTGAAAGCACAGCTGAAAGAAGAAATTGCGCAGGGGAGTGAATCCAGATTCAAAGCCGGTGCGCTGAGTATCAATGCCAAAAATGTAACGTCGATTGTTTTACCGGATTGGGAGTGGGAAGCATGA